One part of the Ursus arctos isolate Adak ecotype North America unplaced genomic scaffold, UrsArc2.0 scaffold_14, whole genome shotgun sequence genome encodes these proteins:
- the LOC113249344 gene encoding olfactory receptor-like protein OLF4 — MKLENDTRISEFLLLGFSEEPELEPFLFGLFLSMYLATVLGNQLIILAISSDSCLHTPMYFFLANLSFVDICITSTTVPKMLVNTQTQRKVITYDSCIIQIYFFLLFIGLDNFLLTVMAYDRFVAICHPLHYTVIMNPRLCGLLVLVSWFMSILHSLLQTLMVLRLSFCTKVEINHFFCEINQMIQLACSDTFLNDMVVYFAALILGGAPLSGVLYSYSRIGSSICGILSAQGKCKAFSTCASHLSVVSLFYCTALGVYLSSAATQSSHASAVASVMYAVVTPMLNPFIYSLRNKDIKGAVNVFFRGKP, encoded by the coding sequence ATGAAACTAGAGAATGATACACggatttcagaatttcttcttctgggattttctgAGGAACCAGAATTGGAACCCTTCCTCTTTGGGCTGTTCCTGTCCATGTACCTGGCCACCGTACTTGGGAACCagctcatcatcctggccatcAGCTCAGACTCCTGCCTCCatacccccatgtacttcttcctggccaacctgtcctttgtagacatctgcatcacctccaccaccgtccccaagatgctggtgaatacacaaacacagagaaaagtcATAACTTATGACAGCTGCATCATACAGATctactttttcttactttttatagGTTTGGACAACTTCCTCCTGACTGTGATGGCTTATGACcggtttgtggccatctgtcaccccctgcactacacagtcatcatgaacccccgGCTCTGTGGACTGCTTGTTCTGGTGTCCTGGTTCATGAGCATCTTGCATTCTTTGTTACAAACCTTAATGGTGTTgcggctgtccttctgtacaAAGGTGGAAATCaatcactttttctgtgaaattaaTCAGATGATCCAGCTTGCCTGTTCTGATACCTTTCTTAATGACATGGTGGTATATTTTGCAGCTTTGATTCTGGGTGGTGCTCCCTTGTCTGGGGTCCTTTATTCTTATTCTAGGATAGGTTCGTCCATATGTGGGATCttatcagctcagggcaagtgtaaagcattttccacctgtgcatctcacctctcagttgtctccttattttattgtacggccctaggagtgtaccttagctctgctgctacccagagctcccacgcaagtgcagtggcctcagtGATGTATgcggtggtcacccccatgctgaaccccttcatctacagcctgaggaacaaggaCATAAAGGgggctgtaaatgtatttttcagagGGAAACCATAA
- the LOC113249278 gene encoding olfactory receptor-like protein OLF4, with protein MDIRNNTGISKFLLLGFSEDPELQPLLFGLFLSMYLITVLGNLLIILAVSSDSHLHTPMYFFLANLSFADICFTSTTVPKMLWNIQTQNKVITYEGCLSQMYFFILFSGLDVYLLTVMAYDRFLAICHPLHYTVIMNPQLCGLLVLVTWIISLLHSLLESLMMLQLSFCTEVEIPHFFCELNQMIQLACSDTFLNNMVMYFAAVLLGGAPLSGVLYSYAKIVSSILGISSAQGKYKAFSTCTSHLSVVSLFYCTSLGVYLSSAATQSSHSSAVASVMYTVVTPMLNPFIYSLRNKEIKRALMRFSGMAALKG; from the coding sequence ATGGACATAAGAAACAATACAGGAATTTCaaagtttcttcttctgggattttcagaggacccagaactgcagcccctcctatttgggcttttcctctccatgtacctgatcactgtgctTGGAAACCTACTCATCATCCTGgctgtcagctctgactcccacctccacacccccatgtacttcttccttgccaacctgtcctttgcagacatctgtttcacctccaccaccgtccctaagatgctgtggaacatccagacaCAGAACAAAGTGATCACTTATGAAGGCTGCCTCAGccagatgtattttttcatacTCTTTTCAGGACTAGATGTCTATCTCCtgactgtgatggcctatgaccgcttcctggccatctgtcaccccctgcactacacagtcatcatgaacccccagcTCTGTGGACTGCTAGTTCTAGTGACCTGGATCATAAGTCTCCTTCATTCCTTGTTAGAAAGCTTAATGATGCTGCAgctgtccttctgtacagaggtggaaatcccccactttttctgtgaactcaatcagatgatccaacttgcctgttctgatACTTTTCTTAATAACATGGTGATGTATTTTGCAGCTGTGTTGTTGGGTGGTGCTCCCCTGTCTGGGGTCCTTTACTCTTATGCTAAAATAGTTTCCTCCATCCTtgggatctcatcagctcagggcaagtataaagcattttccacctgtacCTCACACTTGTcggttgtctccttattttattgtacgagcctaggagtgtaccttagctctgctgctacccagagctcccattcaagtgcagtggcctcggtgatgtataCAGTTGTCACACctatgctgaaccccttcatctacagccttaggaacaaagaaataaagagggcTCTGATGAGATTCTCTGGGATGGCAGCTCTAAAAGGGTGA